The Saccharomycodes ludwigii strain NBRC 1722 chromosome II, whole genome shotgun sequence genome window below encodes:
- the RIM4 gene encoding Rim4p (similar to Saccharomyces cerevisiae YHL024W | RIM4 | Regulator of IME2) — protein sequence MQYSTPFIPATVMRGSKAIPSSNKELRLKQKHTESCLSLLHSNLNTITNDITTNDVLTNRTGSEEEEEEEEEEGEKKGKTALKNIQTTYMENNKFAMSANKETMKKEVEANTGNVKVSRNPRSRPSSCIFVASLSSALTDDELCVSVTEMFNKFGHISLVKVLRDIENRPYAFVQYTNDEDAKKAIKFGHGSLLNGRNIRCEFARVNRTLYISNNTTFNQESLDSHGILKLMENFGEVEQLVSCNNENTGNNKKNNKLNGWFVQFAYRDDAIVAYARLKSNSFWNVDWAQNIEVPYYQNLVNKLKNKNGTHGSNYNTNISAVVCNGANDALLNIDRFSIFIGKLPFDITKQELYNRFSVHGEIVRINLNSKDDNKTKFAFIKYTSEKFAASALERENHATIKNKIMHVQYREIYKRKSSITHSRNNMNDNNNNNEYNKRFYNKNRSNTYSPFLNLAPPPVSVNNNNNNRNRRTSTGCINFSTGPRYPCNNQFLNGVPNNFLFNNNKEHGKYISTGNLVMLDKPNLMFNAFPGHQFLDGSYTNGNLINMNGMFPFANRPFENFTMPENLVNNGCNTFNKDHLESKTADGTEEEDEEEEEEEYDDDDNDDEQSDSGNSLQSSEATSFKRDDTEKRLNLFNPSTAVTFKPAINSSTDTTILPATPNYFYPYYYCAPAPRLINNDCISNETNSVLNEQIHTKKEPWLDELNDNYRYNGIDNNIIPPQQCFMYYACSPVVLPHNVGNMLPPAPPSTLPPVDFNVKGNFFSSSTSDISNNGINGTRNTGKNYDAFIPITDKSSREYLLPKFQSPIIPFYNKYYDTNKNNNEHIGITSEINTDNIERDETSPKFS from the coding sequence atgcaataTTCCACTCCATTCATTCCCGCTACAGTTATGCGCGGAAGTAAAGCAATACCTTCTTCTAATAAAGAATTACGTTTAAAGCAAAAACATACAGAATCATGCTTATCTCTGCTTCATTCAAATTTGAATACCATAACGAATGATATAACCACTAACGATGTCTTAACTAATCGTACAGGAagtgaagaagaagaagaagaagaagaagaagagggggagaagaaaggaaaaacagcgctcaaaaatattcaaaccACATAtatggaaaataataagttTGCTATGTCTGCAAACAAAGaaacaatgaaaaaagaagttgAAGCTAATACAGGAAATGTTAAAGTTAGTAGAAATCCACGCAGTAGACCATCTTCCTGCATATTTGTTGCCAGTTTATCGTCGGCTTTAACTGATGACGAATTATGTGTTTCTGTTACAGAGATGTTTAACAAGTTTGGTCATATATCCTTGGTTAAAGTACTAAgagatattgaaaatagacCTTATGCTTTTGTTCAATATACTAATGACGAAGATGCGAAAAAAGCTATAAAATTTGGTCATGGCTCGTTGTTGAATGGTAGAAACATTCGTTGTGAGTTTGCCAGAGTTAACAGAACTTTGTACATTTCGAATAATACCACTTTTAACCAAGAGAGTTTAGATTCACATGGTATCTTAAAATTAATGGAAAATTTTGGTGAAGTAGAACAATTAGTTTCATgtaataatgaaaacactggcaataacaaaaagaataacaaattaaatGGTTGGTTTGTTCAATTTGCCTATAGAGATGATGCTATTGTTGCATATGCAAGGTTAAAAAGTAATTCTTTTTGGAATGTTGATTGGGCTCAAAATATTGAAGTTCCCTATTATCAAAATTTGGtcaataaattgaaaaataaaaatggtacACATGGATCAAATTATAATACCAACATTAGCGCTGTCGTTTGTAACGGTGCAAACGATGCACTTTTGAATATTGATAggttttctatttttattggtaaATTGCCATTTGATATCACAAAACAGGAACTATATAATAGATTTTCAGTCCACGGTGAAATAGTCAGAATTAATTTGAATTCTAAAGATGACAATAAAACTAAGTTTGCCTTTATTAAGTACACCAGCGAGAAATTTGCTGCTTCTGCTttagaaagagaaaacCATGCCacaatcaaaaataaaataatgcaTGTGCAATATAGAGAAATCTATAAAAGGAAATCTTCGATTACACATTCCAGGAATAACATGAatgacaacaacaataacaatgaatataacaaaaggttttataataaaaataggaGTAACACCTATTCGCCATTTCTAAATTTGGCTCCACCACCTGTtagtgttaataataataacaacaatcgTAATAGAAGAACCTCTACTGGTTGCATCAACTTCTCCACAGGACCAAGATATCCTTGTAACaaccaatttttaaatggaGTTCCAAACAATTTTCtattcaacaacaataagGAACATGGAAAGTACATTAGCACCGGTAATTTGGTTATGTTAGACAAACCAAACTTGATGTTTAATGCTTTTCCTGGACACCAGTTTTTAGACGGATCTTATACTAATGGTAACCTAATTAATATGAATGGAATGTTCCCATTTGCTAATAGACcatttgaaaatttcaCTATGCCGGAAAATTTAGTTAATAATGGATGCAATACATTTAACAAAGACCATTTGGAGTCCAAAACAGCAGATGGCACTGAAGAAGAGgatgaggaagaagaagaagaggaatatgatgatgatgataatgacgATGAACAAAGTGACAGTGGAAATTCTTTACAAAGTTCTGAGGCCACTTCCTTTAAACGTGACGATACcgaaaaaagattaaatttattcaaCCCAAGCACAGCTGTTACATTTAAACCAGCCATTAATAGTTCTACAGATACTACTATTTTGCCAGCCACcccaaattatttttatccatattattattgtgcCCCTGCACCACGCctaataaataatgattGTATCAGTAACGAAACGAACTCTGTTTTGAATGAACAAATtcatacaaaaaaagagcCTTGGTTGGACGAGTTAAACGATAATTACAGATATAATGgcattgataataatatcatccCTCCACAACAATGTTTTATGTATTATGCGTGCTCTCCGGTAGTATTACCACACAATGTGGGTAATATGCTGCCACCGGCCCCTCCATCAACTTTACCACCAGTTGATTTTAATGTAAAAGGTAATTTTTTCAGCTCAAGCACCAGTGACATCAGTAATAATGGTATCAATGGCACCAGAAATACgggaaaaaattatgatgCATTTATTCCTATTACTGATAAATCTAGTAGGGAATATTTACTTCCAAAATTTCAATCACCAATAATACctttttataataagtATTATGATACAaacaagaataataatgaacACATTGGTATCACATCTGAAATCAATACCGATAATATTGAAAGAGATGAAACAAGTCCTAAATTTTCCTAA
- the HSP104 gene encoding chaperone ATPase HSP104 (similar to Saccharomyces cerevisiae YLL026W | HSP104 | Heat Shock Protein): MNEESQFTDRALNIITIAQKLAQDHQHPQLTPVHILAAYIQTPEDGSKPYVENLIENARYDYEKFKKLVNSNFVRIPAQNPAPAQVTPSYATGQVLQNASKLAKQQKDSFIAQDHILFALLDDSSIKQIFKDAGIDVEAIKQQALLLRGNSRIDSRGADTNEPLEYLNKYAIDMTEQARLGKLDPVIGREEEIRSTIRVLARRIKSNPCLIGEPGIGKTAIIEGVAQRIVDDDVPTILQNARLFSLDLAALTAGAKYKGDFEERLKGVIKEIEESKSLIILFIDEIHMLMGNGKDDAANILKPALSRGGLKVIGATTNNEYRAIIEKDGAFERRFQKISVPEPTVRETVAILRGLQPKYEIHHGVRILDSALVTAAQLAKRYLTYRRLPDSAIDLVDISCAGVAVARDSKPEELDSKERQLQLIQVEIKALERDEDADPTTKKRLKQAKKKEAELNEELEPIRLRYEQEREGHSELTKAKKKLDELENKAVDAERRNDTTTAADLRFFAIPDIKTKIEELEMKVAEEEIQAGSDSLIQNVVDSGTISETAARLTGIPVKKLTESENEKLVHMEKDLSSEVVGQSEAVKAVSNAVRLSRSGLGNPRQPASFLFLGLSGSGKTELAKKLAGFLFNDETAMIRIDCSELGEKHSIAKLLGSQKGYIGYEEGGMLTNQLKNRPYSVLLFDEVEKAHPDVLNIMLQMLDDGIITSSQGVTIDCSNAIVIMTSNLGAQFIAQQPGAKVNDATKELVMTAVRAHFRPELLNRISSIVVFNKLSHKSIGKIVDIRLKEIEHRFEENDKHYKLDVSQEAKDFLCKYGYSEDMGARPLNRLIQNEVLNKLAIRILKGEIKDKETVRVVLTKGADSADSADKSKKGEEVLDVLPNHESTIDDMDIDDDDDDDMSGNDAIDLD, translated from the coding sequence atGAACGAAGAAAGCCAGTTTACTGACAGagctttaaatattattacaattGCTCAGAAATTAGCACAGGATCACCAACATCCTCAACTAACTCCTGTTCATATTTTAGCTGCTTACATTCAAACTCCGGAAGATGGTTCTAAACCATACGTCGAGAATTTAATTGAGAATGCCCGTTATGATTacgaaaaatttaaaaagttaGTCAATTCGAATTTTGTTCGTATTCCTGCACAGAATCCGGCTCCAGCTCAAGTAACGCCAAGCTATGCTACAGGCCAGGTCCTTCAAAACGCTTCTAAACTTGCCAAACAACAGAAGGATTCCTTTATTGCTCAGGatcatattttatttgccTTGTTGGACGATTCCTCCatcaaacaaatttttaaagacGCTGGTATCGATGTTGAAGCAATTAAACAGCAGGCCTTATTGTTGAGAGGTAATAGTAGAATTGACTCTCGTGGTGCTGATACTAATGAACCATTAGAATATTTAAACAAGTACGCCATTGATATGACTGAACAAGCTAGACTAGGTAAGTTAGATCCTGTGATTGGgagagaagaagaaatcaGAAGTACAATTAGAGTTTTGGCTAGAAGAATCAAATCTAATCCATGTTTGATTGGTGAACCAGGTATTGGTAAGACTGCTATCATCGAAGGTGTTGCTCAAAGGAttgttgatgatgatgttCCAACCATTTTACAAAATGCCAGGTTGTTTAGTTTGGATTTGGCTGCTTTAACCGCTGGTGCCAAGTATAAGGGGGATTTTGAAGAAAGATTGAAAGGTGTTATCAAAGAGATTGAAGAATCCAAAAGCTTAATTATCCTTTTCATTGATGAAATCCATATGTTGATGGGCAATGGTAAAGATGATGCCgcaaatattttgaaaccAGCTTTGTCCAGGGGTGGTTTAAAGGTTATCGGTGCCACCACCAACAATGAATACAGAGCTATCATTGAAAAAGATGGTGCTTTTGAGAGAAgattccaaaaaattagtGTTCCCGAACCTACTGTGAGGGAGACTGTTGCTATTTTAAGAGGGTTGCAACCAAAGTATGAAATTCATCATGGTGTTAGGATTTTGGATAGTGCTTTGGTAACCGCTGCTCAATTGGCCAAGAGATATTTAACTTATAGAAGATTGCCAGATTCTGCCATTGATTTAGTTGATATTTCCTGTGCAGGTGTCGCTGTTGCTCGTGATTCTAAGCCTGAAGAATTGGATTCGAAGGAGCGTCAATTGCAATTGATTCAGGTTGAAATTAAGGCTTTAGAAAGAGATGAAGATGCCGATCCTACTACCAAGAAGAGATTGAAGCAAGCTAAGAAGAAGGAAGCCGAGTTGAATGAGGAGTTGGAGCCAATAAGATTACGTTATGAACAAGAAAGGGAAGGTCACTCGGAGTTGACAAAAgccaaaaagaaattggATGAACTAGAAAACAAAGCTGTTGATGCAGAACGTAGAAATGACACTACCACTGCTGCTGATTTAAGGTTCTTTGCTATTCCAGACATTAAAACGAAGATTGAGGAGTTAGAAATGAAAGTGGCTGAAGAGGAAATCCAAGCTGGCAGCGACTCTTTGATTCAGAACGTTGTTGATAGCGGCACTATTTCCGAGACTGCAGCAAGATTAACTGGTATTCCAGTTAAGAAATTGACTGAATCTGAGAACGAGAAATTGGTTCATATGGAGAAGGACTTATCTAGTGAAGTTGTTGGTCAATCTGAGGCTGTTAAAGCTGTTTCCAATGCAGTGAGATTGTCCAGATCAGGGTTAGGAAATCCAAGACAGCCAGCCTCGTTCTTGTTCTTAGGTTTAAGTGGTAGTGGTAAGACCGAGTTAGCCAAGAAGTTGGCcggatttttatttaacgATGAAACTGCTATGATCAGAATTGATTGTTCAGAGTTGGGTGAAAAACATTCCATCGCCAAGTTGTTGGGTAGTCAAAAGGGTTATATCGGCTACGAAGAGGGTGGTATGTTGACCAATCAATTAAAGAATAGACCTTACTCtgtattgttatttgatGAGGTGGAAAAGGCGCACCCAGATGTGTTGAATATCATGTTGCAAATGTTGGATGACGGTATTATTACATCTAGTCAAGGTGTCACCATCGATTGTTCCAACGCTATTGTTATCATGACATCCAACTTGGGTGCTCAATTCATTGCCCAACAGCCAGGTGCTAAGGTTAATGATGCAACCAAAGAACTAGTTATGACTGCTGTTAGAGCACATTTCAGACCAGAACTTTTGAATAGAATTAGCAGCATTGTTGTTTTCAACAAATTGTCGCACAAGTCTATTGGCAAGATTGTAGATATTCGTTTGAAAGAGATTGAACATagatttgaagaaaatgataaaCATTACAAATTGGACGTATCTCAGGAAGCTAAAGACTTTTTATGTAAATATGGTTATAGTGAGGATATGGGTGCCAGACCATTGAACAGATTGATTCAAAATGAAGTTTTAAACAAGTTGGCCATCAGAATTTTGAAGGGAGAAATTAAAGACAAGGAAACTGTTCGTGTTGTTTTAACCAAAGGTGCTGACAGTGCTGACAGTGCCGACAAAAGCAAGAAGGGTGAGGAAGTTTTGGATGTTTTACCTAATCACGAATCAACAATCGATGACATGGatattgatgatgatgatgatgatgatatgTCTGGAAATGATGCAATTGATTTAGATTGA
- the ISA1 gene encoding Fe-binding Fe/S cluster assembly protein ISA1 (similar to Saccharomyces cerevisiae YLL027W | ISA1 | Iron Sulfur Assembly): MLRGLVFSNNRLLLFKNSMMLNKISGNSTNKDLLIIFSRKLQTTSKVKEPAVSSIASNTSNTSNRFAFNFSKSNNDNKNSNMDNIGNANSNNNTGKQLKLWSSYSLPSKETLLRQQEKQKEKQLAKQNDKSPISTSSVTKNKKSKRRLRPYKNLISLTPNAINHLKQLLNQPEPKLIRITVRNRGCSGLTYDLNYITHPGKFDEVVEQDGIKVIIDSKALFSIVGSEMDWIDDRLSSRFVFKNPNSKGTCGCGESFMV, encoded by the coding sequence atgctgAGGGGACTTGTCTTTTCTAACAATAGACTTCTACTATTTAAAAACTCCATGATGCTTAATAAAATCAGTGGAAACAGCACCAATAAGGACTTGCTGATCATATTTTCAAGAAAATTACAAACTACTTCCAAGGTTAAAGAACCAGCTGTTTCTTCTATTGCTTCAAACACTTCTAATACTTCTAATCGATTtgcatttaattttagtaaaagtaacaatgataataaaaatagtaatatggACAACATCGGTAATGCAAactccaataataatactggtAAGCAACTTAAATTGTGGTCTAGTTATTCGTTACCATCGAAGGAGACTCTTTTAAGAcaacaagaaaaacaaaaagaaaaacaacttGCCAAACAAAATGACAAGAGTCCCATAAGTACTAGCAGTGTAAccaagaataaaaaatcaaaaagaaGATTAAGACCGTATAAGAATTTAATTTCCTTAACGCCTAATGCTATAAATCATCTCAAGCAACTGTTAAACCAGCCAGAACCTAAGCTAATAAGGATAACTGTTAGAAATAGGGGATGTTCAGGCCTAACTTatgatttaaattatatcaCACATCCTGGCAAATTCGATGAAGTTGTGGAACAAGATGGTATTAAGGTAATTATAGATTCCAAAGCTTTGTTTAGCATTGTTGGTAGCGAAATGGATTGGATTGATGATAGATTATCTTCAAGGTTTGTGTTTAAAAATCCAAATTCAAAGGGAACTTGTGGTTGTGGAGAAAGTTTTATGGTTTGA
- the RIX7 gene encoding putative AAA family ATPase RIX7 (similar to Saccharomyces cerevisiae YLL034C | RIX7 | RIbosome eXport) — protein sequence MVKFKTKKTGVSLTQALDNKIENLIYRMLDERSLEKQRLNNQKVKQNVSPKESEDDIEEDDLFPDIYLAKDLIFGEVVGYVLSKDLSLQRVKKVVLERVVDKMLKIIIAKEAEEIDINKDQEKQEQDSAEDNNEPETNLTSQNLMIDEDTTNSFNKDITQHWNVKPLVLANDESSENNASSPNNVTANNNNNSNKKKRSNGGILLNERSSKTKKSKIDRAPPAINLSILGGMDDVVAQLMELIGLPILHPEIYSSTGVEPPRGVLLHGPPGCGKTTIANALAGELQVPFISVSAPSVVSGMSGESEKKLRDLFDEAKSLAPCLVFLDEIDAITPKRDGGAQREMERRIVAQLLTSLDDLSFEKTDGKPVIVIGATNRPDSLDPALRRAGRFDREICLNVPNEYSRIHILQKVVSRLKTDGEIDFVKLAKLTPGFVGADLKALATAAGICAIKRIFSTFGQLSDDDSMDIDSAGVNSQADMKNTPNMIDPLPLDIIQRFIANFPKPLTDEQLSTVSIRYEDFLKALPNIQPTAKREGFATVPDVTWDNIGALKKTRIELNMAIVQPIKRPELYEKVGITAPAGVLLWGPPGCGKTLLAKAVANESRANFISIKGPELLNKYVGESERSIRQVFTRARASIPCVIFFDELDALVPRRDSTMSESTSRVVNTLLTELDGLSSRRGIFVIGATNRPDMIDPAMLRPGRLDKTLFIELPNSEEKLDILKTLVSCNGTPLAPDVILEDIVKNKRCNNFSGADLAALIRESSILALKRNFFKNNEIQSVKDNNLDKEFENLTTGDSDNEVILVTLKDFQNALNKIKPSVSDRDRLKYDRLNKKMGWIQEQDEEEKEDDGNNNIKSESVVD from the coding sequence ATGGTAAAATTCAAGACAAAGAAAACCGGGGTATCATTAACCCAAGCTTTAGACaacaaaattgaaaatttgatttataGGATGCTAGATGAAAGATCATTGGAGAAACAGAGattaaataatcaaaaagtCAAACAAAATGTATCACCAAAAGAAAGCGAAGACGATattgaagaagatgatttatttccAGATATTTATCTAGCCAAGGATTTGATTTTTGGTGAGGTAGTAGGCTATGTTTTATCCAAAGATTTATCCTTGCAAAGGgttaaaaaagttgttttgGAACGTGTAGTCGacaaaatgttaaaaatcATTATTGCCAAAGAAGCTGAAGAAATCGATATAAACAAGGATCAAGAGAAACAAGAACAGGATAGTGCCGAGGACAACAATGAGCCTGAAACAAATTTAACTTCACAAAACTTGATGATTGATGAAGATACAACCAatagttttaataaagatatCACTCAACATTGGAATGTTAAACCCCTAGTATTAGCCAACGATGAATCCAGCGAGAATAACGCTTCTTCGCCTAATAATGTCactgctaataataacaataacagcaacaaaaaaaaacggaGTAACGGAggaattttattaaatgaaCGCTCAtctaaaaccaaaaaaagtaaaattgATAGGGCACCACCCGCAATTAACTTATCCATTTTGGGTGGTATGGATGACGTCGTCGCACAATTAATGGAATTAATCGGCTTACCCATATTACACCCGGAAATTTATAGCAGTACGGGTGTAGAACCACCGCGTGGTGTTCTATTACATGGTCCCCCTGGATGTGGTAAAACCACTATTGCCAACGCTTTAGCTGGGGAATTACAAGTTCCCTTTATTTCTGTATCAGCACCCTCAGTGGTAAGTGGTATGAGTGGGGAAAGTGAGAAGAAACTTAGGGATTTATTTGACGAGGCCAAGAGTTTAGCACCTTGTTTAGTTTTCTTGGACGAAATTGATGCCATTACCCCAAAAAGAGATGGTGGCGCTCAGAGGGAAATGGAGAGAAGAATAGTTGCTCAGTTATTAACCTCACTTGATGACTTATCCTTTGAAAAAACTGACGGGAAGCCTGTAATCGTTATTGGTGCTACCAATAGGCCTGATTCTTTGGATCCTGCATTGAGAAGGGCTGGTAGGTTTGATAGAGAAATTTGTCTAAACGTTCCAAATGAATATAGTAGAATAcatattttacaaaaagtGGTTTCAAGATTGAAAACTGATGGAGAAATAGATTTTGTCAAACTAGCCAAATTAACACCGGGGTTTGTAGGAGCAGATTTGAAAGCCTTGGCTACCGCTGCAGGTATTTGCGCTATAAAGAGGATTTTTAGCACTTTTGGACAATTATCTGATGATGACTCCATGGACATTGACAGTGCTGGAGTTAATAGTCAGGCTGATATGAAAAATACTCCAAACATGATTGATCCATTGCCCTTAGATATAATACAGAGATTCATTGCGAATTTTCCCAAACCTTTAACAGATGAACAATTATCCACGGTGTCTATCAGATATGAAGATTTTTTGAAAGCTTTGCCAAATATACAGCCAACTGCAAAAAGAGAAGGTTTTGCCACTGTCCCTGACGTAACTTGGGATAATATTGGTGCCTTGAAAAAAACCCGTATTGAATTGAATATGGCAATTGTTCAACCTATAAAGAGACCAGAGTTATATGAAAAAGTGGGCATTACTGCGCCAGCTGGTGTTTTGTTATGGGGTCCTCCGGGCTGTGGTAAAACTTTATTGGCAAAAGCTGTTGCCAACGAGTCTAGAGCTAATTTTATATCTATTAAGGGCCCTGAACTTTTGAACAAATATGTAGGTGAAAGTGAAAGAAGCATAAGGCAGGTATTCACAAGAGCTAGGGCTTCCATTCCGtgtgttatattttttgatgaaCTGGATGCTTTAGTCCCACGCAGAGACTCTACAATGAGCGAATCGACCTCGAGAGTGGTGAATACTTTATTAACTGAATTGGATGGACTAAGTAGTAGAAGAggtatttttgttattggtgCTACTAACAGACCAGATATGATCGACCCTGCCATGTTAAGACCCGGTAGGTTGGACAAAACATTGTTTATTGAATTACCTAATTCAGAAGAGAAGTTAGATATTCTGAAAACCTTGGTCAGTTGCAATGGTACTCCACTGGCACCTGATGTTATTTTAGAAgatattgttaaaaataaacgcTGTAACAATTTTTCAGGCGCAGATCTAGCCGCTTTAATCAGAGAAAGTTCCATTTTAGctttgaaaagaaatttttttaaaaacaatgaaaTACAATCTGTTAAGGACAATAATTTAGACAAAGAGTTTGAAAATCTTACTACAGGCGATAGTGATAATGAGGTAATATTGGTTACTTTAAAAGATTTCCAAAATGCGCTAAACAAGATAAAGCCATCAGTTAGCGATCGGGATAGATTAAAATATGATAGGTTGAATAAGAAGATGGGCTGGATTCAAGAACAAgacgaagaagaaaaagaagatgacggtaataataatattaaatctGAAAGTGTTGTGGATTAA